In Nostoc sp. UHCC 0926, a single genomic region encodes these proteins:
- a CDS encoding IS5 family transposase, producing the protein MSKSYPSDLTSEQWELLSTLIPLENPACRPRCVDLRAVINAIFYILCTGCAWRMMPHDFPNWQTVYYYFRKWRLDGTWEKMNHKLQQWVRVVEDREPNPSAAIIDSQSIEIGTMVSKAVGFDSGKRVKGRKRHFLVDYEF; encoded by the coding sequence ATGTCTAAATCATACCCAAGTGACCTCACTTCGGAACAATGGGAATTACTCTCGACCCTCATCCCTTTAGAAAATCCAGCGTGCCGTCCTCGTTGTGTTGACCTACGTGCAGTGATTAATGCCATCTTTTACATCCTTTGCACGGGTTGTGCGTGGCGAATGATGCCTCACGACTTTCCCAACTGGCAGACGGTGTATTATTACTTCCGCAAATGGCGCTTGGATGGCACATGGGAGAAGATGAACCATAAACTTCAGCAGTGGGTACGTGTTGTCGAAGACCGTGAACCCAACCCAAGTGCAGCAATAATTGATAGCCAATCGATAGAGATTGGAACGATGGTGTCAAAAGCGGTTGGTTTTGATTCAGGCAAGCGGGTCAAGGGACGTAAACGGCATTTTCTCGTTGACTACGAATTTTAG
- a CDS encoding alpha/beta hydrolase, with protein MPNPESVYTIEDLENEKGIYPKVPGYYVKSTATINVEDPPEPQQHNDSVDKIKEIANYLIKSDQPELVFHIHGYANSEEDAKNRYNKACKYANSPDSGLTPDNRNCVFIGYRWPAESPLVQTGNSLESLPSLIVGILITSLVFGLIAIILTLWTNTASNFILTSLLIIILASGLGLWIRHIAKATDSLRIIPNGLLLVFFAWLFGAIFSLFVKNPYPWLIFVIVLFVLLIGIILALIILRVTSYPRDRFRASNYGVLDLVKFFQYLQKEISDKDPKKNWGDLNRIKVSFVAHSLGCEVATQTIRILSDVFDTSALDEKPSSNIGAVFKLGRLVLVAPDIPVESILTSRANFLKSSLRRCEEAYIFSNEADLALRLASTAANYFSFPTKTRDRGYKLGNVTVDNKKSLPKDYGIVNCQNADFTNPTPPSKYLEIRASSNERKRLHCLNNNVPLADEVTANSFTYFDCTDYTDCTDKERSKRGILSFSKKQSALNFWDYVQLCGAYFLKFPRHINVHGGYFEGEFCQLLINELAFLGSNGLLKRYSGCIQQQTGSNQSDELLLFSEDCKRKYIQVLLATRKTPFPQGESAKG; from the coding sequence ATGCCAAATCCAGAATCAGTATATACCATTGAGGATCTTGAAAATGAAAAAGGTATTTATCCTAAAGTACCTGGCTATTATGTAAAAAGTACTGCAACTATTAATGTTGAAGATCCACCTGAACCTCAACAGCATAATGATAGTGTAGATAAAATAAAGGAAATTGCTAACTATCTCATTAAGAGCGATCAACCGGAATTAGTCTTCCATATACATGGCTATGCTAATTCTGAAGAAGATGCAAAAAACCGCTATAACAAAGCCTGCAAATATGCCAATTCACCAGATTCAGGACTTACACCTGACAATCGCAATTGTGTATTTATTGGCTATCGCTGGCCTGCTGAAAGTCCTTTAGTTCAAACTGGAAATTCCTTAGAATCACTACCAAGTTTAATTGTGGGAATATTAATTACTTCCCTTGTATTTGGTTTAATAGCTATTATATTAACACTCTGGACAAATACTGCATCGAATTTTATTTTAACATCTCTGTTAATTATTATCCTTGCATCTGGGCTTGGACTTTGGATAAGACACATAGCAAAAGCAACAGATTCTTTACGCATCATCCCGAATGGATTATTATTGGTTTTTTTTGCTTGGTTGTTTGGTGCAATTTTCAGTCTATTTGTCAAAAATCCTTATCCGTGGCTAATATTTGTCATCGTTCTCTTCGTATTGTTGATCGGTATAATTTTAGCACTAATCATCCTTCGTGTGACATCTTACCCTCGCGATCGCTTTCGGGCTAGTAATTATGGTGTGCTAGATTTAGTAAAATTTTTCCAATATTTACAAAAGGAAATATCAGATAAAGATCCCAAAAAAAATTGGGGCGACCTTAATAGAATAAAAGTATCATTTGTTGCTCATAGCTTAGGTTGTGAAGTAGCAACTCAGACGATTCGTATTCTCTCTGATGTATTTGACACTTCCGCACTTGATGAAAAACCTTCTTCTAATATTGGTGCTGTATTTAAACTAGGAAGATTGGTGCTTGTTGCACCAGATATTCCTGTGGAATCGATTTTAACTTCTAGGGCTAATTTTCTTAAATCTTCGTTGAGGCGTTGTGAAGAAGCCTATATATTTTCTAACGAAGCTGATTTAGCATTACGCTTGGCTTCAACCGCTGCTAATTATTTTAGTTTTCCAACTAAAACTAGGGATAGAGGATATAAATTAGGTAACGTAACTGTTGATAATAAAAAATCGTTACCAAAAGATTATGGTATAGTCAATTGTCAGAATGCCGATTTTACTAACCCTACTCCTCCTTCTAAATATCTGGAAATCCGAGCATCCTCAAACGAGCGTAAGAGGTTACATTGCCTGAATAATAACGTTCCACTTGCGGATGAGGTTACTGCAAACTCTTTTACATATTTTGATTGCACTGATTATACTGATTGCACTGATAAAGAAAGATCAAAGAGAGGAATTCTCAGTTTCTCCAAGAAACAATCTGCTCTCAATTTTTGGGACTATGTTCAATTGTGTGGAGCGTACTTTTTGAAATTTCCTCGGCATATCAACGTACATGGAGGATACTTTGAGGGCGAATTTTGTCAACTCCTAATTAATGAACTTGCTTTTCTTGGTTCTAATGGACTACTTAAGAGATATTCAGGTTGTATACAGCAACAGACAGGCTCAAATCAGTCTGATGAATTGTTACTATTTTCTGAAGATTGTAAAAGGAAATATATCCAAGTTCTGCTTGCAACTCGTAAAACTCCGTTTCCTCAAGGCGAATCGGCAAAAGGATAA
- a CDS encoding DUF6887 family protein — MSKPNFHAMSQKELHDYVLAHREDEEAFYAYVDKLHVEGNWIEMPPLQSEQDLENYPKFIERIRSSSEPRDRAV; from the coding sequence ATGAGCAAGCCTAATTTTCATGCAATGAGTCAGAAAGAGTTACATGATTACGTTCTTGCTCATCGGGAAGATGAGGAAGCCTTCTACGCTTATGTGGATAAGCTGCATGTCGAAGGTAATTGGATTGAAATGCCACCGTTACAGTCAGAACAGGATTTAGAAAATTACCCTAAGTTCATTGAGCGTATTCGCAGCAGTTCTGAGCCACGAGATAGAGCAGTTTAA
- the rsmH gene encoding 16S rRNA (cytosine(1402)-N(4))-methyltransferase RsmH, which produces MEARFQGVEAQEFFHVPVLGGQVIEGLAVRPGGHYLDVTVGGGGHSRLILESAADVRVTAVDQDEDALAAAQKNLAEYGVSEAPPKEARVQFIYSNFAAYEFPPNTFDGILADLGVSSYHLDQPERGFSFRHAANLDMRMDRGRSLTAADVINNWDEADLADIFFKYGEERLSRRIARRIVERRPLHTTVELAEAIASSVPPKYRYGRIHPATRVFQALRIVVNDELKSLETFLDKAPNALVPGGRIAIISFHSLEDRPVKHGLRNSPLLKVLTKKPIIASEEEIERNMRSRSAKLRIAEKLL; this is translated from the coding sequence ATGGAAGCTCGATTTCAGGGAGTTGAGGCGCAGGAATTTTTTCATGTGCCAGTTTTGGGTGGGCAGGTAATTGAGGGTTTGGCGGTGCGTCCGGGCGGGCATTATTTAGATGTGACGGTAGGCGGTGGTGGTCACAGTCGCCTGATCTTAGAGTCTGCTGCGGATGTGCGGGTAACGGCAGTTGACCAAGATGAAGATGCTTTAGCAGCCGCGCAGAAGAATTTAGCTGAATATGGCGTTAGCGAAGCTCCTCCGAAGGAGGCTCGCGTACAATTTATTTATAGCAACTTTGCTGCCTACGAGTTTCCCCCTAACACTTTCGACGGTATTTTAGCCGATTTGGGGGTAAGTTCTTACCATTTAGATCAGCCAGAACGGGGTTTCAGCTTTCGCCACGCTGCAAATTTGGATATGCGAATGGATCGAGGGCGATCGCTAACTGCTGCTGATGTGATCAATAATTGGGATGAAGCGGATTTAGCAGATATTTTCTTTAAGTACGGTGAAGAGAGATTATCGCGGCGCATTGCTAGACGCATTGTCGAACGCCGTCCGTTGCACACGACTGTTGAATTGGCTGAAGCGATCGCTTCTTCAGTTCCCCCGAAATACCGTTATGGTAGAATTCACCCCGCTACCCGTGTTTTTCAAGCTCTGCGAATTGTCGTCAACGATGAGTTAAAATCCCTAGAAACCTTTTTGGATAAAGCACCAAATGCGCTTGTCCCTGGCGGCAGAATTGCGATAATTAGTTTTCACAGTCTGGAAGACCGCCCGGTGAAGCATGGTTTAAGAAATTCACCTTTATTAAAGGTCTTGACAAAAAAGCCGATTATTGCATCAGAAGAGGAAATTGAGAGGAATATGCGATCGCGATCGGCCAAACTCAGGATAGCCGAAAAGCTGCTGTAA
- a CDS encoding NAD(P)H-quinone oxidoreductase subunit H, whose protein sequence is MTRLETRTEPMVLNMGPHHPSMHGVLRLIMTLDGEDVVDCEPVIGYLHRGMEKIAENRTNVMYVPYVSRWDYAAGMFNEAVTVNAPEKLAGVAVPKRASYIRVIMLELNRIANHLLWFGPFLADVGAQTPFFYQFREREMIYDLWEAATGYRMVNNNYFRVGGVAADLPYGWVDKCVEFCDYLIPKVDEYERLVTDNPIFRRRVEGIGTVTREEAINWGLSGPMLRASGVQWDLRKVDHYECYDDFDWDVQWETAGDCFARYVVRMREMRESVKIIRQAIKGLPGGPYENLEAKRLAAGKKSEWDAFDYQFIGKKVSPTFKIPKGEIYSRVESGKGELGIYLVGEDNVFPARWKIRAADFNNLQIVPHLLRGMKVADIVVILGSVDVIMGSVDR, encoded by the coding sequence ATGACCAGACTAGAAACCCGCACTGAACCTATGGTGCTAAACATGGGGCCACATCACCCCTCAATGCACGGGGTTCTGCGGCTAATCATGACTCTGGATGGCGAGGATGTCGTTGACTGTGAACCGGTCATCGGCTATTTGCACCGGGGAATGGAAAAAATTGCTGAGAACCGCACTAATGTAATGTACGTCCCTTACGTTAGTCGGTGGGATTACGCTGCGGGAATGTTCAACGAAGCCGTCACCGTCAACGCCCCAGAAAAGCTTGCAGGTGTTGCTGTCCCCAAACGTGCTAGCTACATCCGCGTCATCATGCTGGAGTTGAACCGCATCGCTAATCATTTGCTGTGGTTTGGCCCCTTCCTAGCTGACGTGGGCGCTCAAACTCCCTTCTTCTACCAGTTTCGGGAACGGGAGATGATTTATGATTTGTGGGAAGCCGCCACAGGCTATCGGATGGTGAATAACAACTACTTCCGCGTTGGTGGAGTAGCAGCTGATTTGCCCTATGGTTGGGTAGATAAGTGTGTGGAATTCTGCGACTACTTAATACCCAAAGTTGATGAGTACGAACGCTTAGTAACCGATAACCCGATCTTCCGCCGACGTGTTGAGGGTATTGGTACTGTCACCCGTGAAGAAGCAATTAACTGGGGACTTTCTGGCCCAATGTTACGCGCCTCTGGCGTGCAATGGGATTTGCGGAAAGTTGACCATTACGAATGCTACGACGATTTTGACTGGGATGTGCAGTGGGAAACTGCCGGTGATTGCTTTGCCCGTTACGTGGTGCGGATGCGGGAAATGCGCGAATCTGTGAAGATTATTCGCCAAGCAATTAAAGGACTTCCTGGCGGCCCTTACGAAAATCTGGAAGCCAAGCGTTTAGCCGCAGGTAAAAAATCCGAGTGGGACGCATTTGATTACCAATTCATCGGCAAAAAAGTTTCTCCCACTTTCAAGATTCCCAAGGGTGAAATCTACTCTCGTGTAGAAAGTGGCAAAGGTGAATTGGGAATTTATTTAGTTGGGGAGGATAATGTCTTCCCTGCACGGTGGAAAATTCGCGCAGCGGATTTCAATAACCTCCAGATTGTCCCACATTTACTGCGCGGAATGAAGGTTGCAGATATCGTGGTGATTCTCGGCAGTGTTGACGTAATCATGGGATCTGTAGATAGGTAG
- a CDS encoding helicase-related protein codes for MPRIFDNIDLQLLPILRETLKVSYRADFCVGYFNLRGWRRIDDLIEQYVGSEKACCRLLIGMQSLPSDEVHAAFSLVSGDGRIDNSAIVRFKKRMAAEFRKQLTIGAPTNQDEAGLRRLSHQLKTQKLIIKLFLRHSLHAKLYLVHRHDPNTPTVGFLGSSNLTLPGLAKQGELNVDILDHDACNKLQKWFSDRWQDYGCVDISQELAEIIDQSWARVELIPPYYIYLKIAYHLSHEAIAGLSEFRIPREFNNLFDFQKAAVQLAARHVTRRGGVLVGDVVGLGKTLVGTALAKILQEDCFLETLIICPKNLVPMWQEYVNNYRLLAEVMPISQVQNKLPKLRRYRVVLIDESHNLRNREGKRYRAITEYIAANESKCILLSATPYNKSYLDLSAQLRLFVSEDEDLGLRPEALINELGGSSVGELEFIRKHQCSVRSLAAFEKSEHPDDWRELMKRYMVRRTRSFIKDNYAHTDETGRKYLEFSDGRHSYFPQRLPRSLKFPLEGSNTNFYSRLYSELVVEVINQLNLPRYGLGNYVIAKHKQPPTDTEQRLINSLFRGGRRLMGFSRTNLFKRLESSGVVFIQSIERHILRNFIYLYALDEGLDIPIGTQDAELLDTSNNDEDADSVVAALFDTEMEEDDFDNSGHVENLTPQPPSIQGEGENSKPLSLQERGLERGFPDSVKSQEKVFRQRAELIYQEYTTRYQRRFKWLRSTLFDIKKLKRDLLEDAKALINVLQQCGEWNPQKDEKLAALIKLLTKTHPKDKVLIFTQFADTVRYLADNLLSSHITNVAGVTGQSKDPTVMTARFSPVSNGKREQISSSNELRILIATDVLSEGHNLQDCSIIVNWDLPWAIIRLIQRAGRVDRIGQNADQILCYSFLPAEGVERIINLRGRLRKRLQENAEVVGTDEAFFEDDDARVILDLYNEKSGVLDGEEDTEVDLTSEAFQIWKKATDDNPGLKKTIEEMQNVVYSTRAHTSQTVQPEGVLLYMKTTEGNDSLIYVDRDGNSVTQSQLAVLRVAACEESTPAIPRDKQHHELVKKGAELIAEEEKNAGGQLGRPSGARFRTYERLKGYVQEMKGTLFVSEELLKAIDEIYRYPLRQSAIDTLNRQLRSGINNQQLAELVVALRMDDRLCIVTEELEKREPEIICSLGLFQDS; via the coding sequence ATGCCCCGGATTTTTGACAACATTGATTTACAACTGCTACCGATTTTGCGAGAAACTCTCAAAGTCTCTTATCGGGCAGATTTTTGCGTTGGCTACTTCAACCTCAGAGGTTGGCGAAGAATTGATGATTTAATTGAACAGTATGTTGGTAGTGAAAAAGCTTGTTGCCGTTTGCTAATTGGGATGCAAAGTTTGCCCAGTGATGAAGTTCATGCGGCATTTTCCCTTGTTAGTGGTGATGGACGGATTGACAATAGTGCGATCGTGCGGTTTAAAAAACGCATGGCGGCGGAATTTCGCAAGCAGTTAACTATCGGTGCGCCGACTAATCAGGATGAAGCGGGGTTGCGGCGGTTAAGTCATCAGCTAAAAACTCAGAAACTAATTATTAAATTGTTTCTGCGCCATTCTCTCCATGCTAAGTTATATCTTGTGCATCGTCATGACCCTAACACCCCAACAGTGGGATTCTTGGGTAGTAGTAATTTAACCCTTCCAGGATTGGCGAAACAAGGGGAGTTGAATGTTGATATTTTAGACCACGATGCTTGTAATAAACTGCAAAAGTGGTTTAGCGATCGCTGGCAAGATTACGGTTGTGTAGATATTTCCCAAGAACTGGCAGAAATTATCGATCAGAGTTGGGCAAGAGTTGAATTAATCCCACCTTACTACATCTACCTCAAGATAGCTTACCACTTATCCCATGAAGCGATCGCTGGACTTTCAGAATTTCGCATCCCCCGCGAATTTAATAACTTATTTGATTTCCAAAAAGCCGCCGTGCAGCTAGCAGCACGTCATGTAACTAGGCGTGGCGGCGTGTTAGTGGGTGATGTGGTCGGTTTGGGTAAAACCCTAGTTGGAACCGCCCTCGCCAAGATATTACAAGAAGATTGTTTTTTAGAAACACTGATTATTTGCCCGAAAAACTTGGTGCCAATGTGGCAAGAATATGTAAATAACTATCGGTTACTTGCCGAAGTTATGCCAATTAGTCAAGTACAAAATAAATTACCAAAACTTCGGCGTTACCGAGTTGTGTTAATTGATGAAAGTCATAACTTACGTAACCGCGAAGGTAAACGTTATCGAGCAATTACAGAATATATTGCAGCTAACGAAAGTAAATGTATTTTATTATCTGCTACTCCTTACAATAAGAGTTATCTTGACCTTTCTGCCCAACTGCGGCTATTTGTGTCCGAAGACGAAGATTTGGGATTAAGACCAGAAGCTTTAATTAATGAACTTGGTGGCAGTTCTGTAGGAGAATTAGAGTTTATTAGAAAGCATCAATGTTCTGTACGTTCTTTAGCTGCCTTTGAGAAAAGCGAACACCCTGATGACTGGCGAGAATTGATGAAGCGCTACATGGTGCGACGCACTCGCTCTTTTATTAAAGATAATTATGCCCATACAGATGAAACAGGGCGTAAATATTTAGAATTTTCTGATGGCAGACATTCTTATTTTCCCCAGCGTCTACCTCGTAGTCTTAAGTTTCCTCTAGAAGGTTCTAACACTAACTTTTATTCTCGTCTTTACTCGGAGTTAGTAGTAGAAGTAATTAATCAACTGAATTTACCTCGTTATGGGCTAGGAAATTACGTTATTGCTAAACACAAACAACCGCCTACAGACACCGAACAACGCTTGATTAATAGCTTATTTCGTGGTGGTAGGAGATTAATGGGTTTTTCTCGCACTAATTTGTTTAAACGTTTAGAAAGTAGTGGCGTTGTTTTCATTCAATCAATTGAACGCCATATTTTACGGAACTTCATTTATTTATATGCCCTAGATGAGGGGCTTGATATTCCGATTGGAACTCAGGATGCTGAGTTATTAGATACAAGTAATAATGATGAAGATGCCGATTCTGTGGTAGCAGCTTTGTTTGATACAGAAATGGAAGAAGATGATTTTGACAATTCAGGTCATGTCGAAAATCTAACCCCTCAACCCCCTTCTATACAAGGTGAGGGGGAGAATTCAAAGCCTCTCTCCTTGCAGGAGAGAGGTTTGGAGAGAGGTTTTCCAGATTCCGTGAAAAGTCAGGAAAAAGTTTTTCGTCAAAGAGCAGAGTTAATTTATCAAGAATATACAACTCGATATCAACGAAGATTTAAATGGCTACGTTCTACACTTTTTGATATTAAAAAACTGAAACGAGATTTGCTAGAGGATGCCAAAGCACTGATTAATGTCCTGCAACAGTGTGGCGAGTGGAATCCTCAAAAGGATGAAAAACTTGCTGCCTTAATTAAACTGCTAACAAAAACTCATCCCAAGGATAAGGTACTAATTTTCACGCAGTTTGCCGATACAGTCCGCTACCTTGCAGACAATTTGCTGTCGAGTCATATTACTAATGTGGCAGGTGTAACAGGTCAATCTAAAGACCCTACAGTAATGACGGCAAGATTTAGCCCTGTAAGTAATGGAAAACGGGAGCAAATTTCATCATCAAATGAGTTGCGTATTCTCATAGCTACCGATGTTTTGAGTGAAGGTCATAATTTGCAAGACTGTTCAATTATCGTCAATTGGGATTTACCTTGGGCAATTATTCGCTTAATTCAACGCGCCGGACGAGTAGACCGCATTGGACAAAATGCTGACCAAATTCTCTGTTATTCTTTTTTACCAGCCGAGGGAGTAGAACGGATTATTAATTTGCGCGGACGACTTCGCAAACGACTGCAAGAAAATGCTGAAGTGGTGGGAACTGATGAAGCATTTTTTGAAGATGATGATGCACGAGTAATTCTCGACTTATACAACGAAAAATCTGGAGTTTTAGATGGCGAAGAAGATACAGAAGTTGACTTGACTTCAGAAGCATTTCAAATTTGGAAAAAAGCCACCGATGACAATCCCGGCTTGAAAAAAACGATTGAGGAAATGCAAAATGTGGTTTATTCTACCCGCGCCCATACTTCGCAAACTGTGCAACCAGAAGGGGTATTGCTTTATATGAAAACCACTGAGGGGAATGATTCTTTGATTTATGTTGACCGCGATGGTAATAGCGTTACTCAATCACAATTAGCGGTTCTTCGGGTAGCGGCGTGTGAAGAATCTACCCCAGCGATACCCAGAGACAAACAGCATCACGAGTTAGTTAAAAAGGGTGCTGAATTGATTGCTGAAGAAGAGAAAAATGCCGGCGGTCAATTGGGACGACCATCAGGTGCAAGGTTCCGCACTTATGAACGACTTAAGGGTTATGTTCAAGAAATGAAAGGAACACTATTTGTCAGTGAAGAACTTTTAAAAGCAATTGATGAGATTTACCGTTATCCTTTGCGACAGTCAGCCATTGATACTCTTAATCGCCAACTGAGAAGCGGTATTAATAATCAGCAGTTGGCTGAGTTAGTGGTGGCGCTACGGATGGATGACCGTTTGTGTATTGTGACTGAAGAACTGGAGAAGCGAGAACCTGAGATTATTTGTTCTTTAGGATTATTTCAAGATTCGTAA
- a CDS encoding Uma2 family endonuclease: MVILSSNHSLTEFLQLPETQPASEYIDAKIYQKPMPQGKHSRIQTRLSTEINQVSEPEQKALALTELRCTFGGRSLVPDIAVFEWSRLVVDEYGEIANKFEIYPDWIIEILSPDQFPNRVIDKIIFCINHGTKLGWFIDSNDKSVMVFQPNKLPEVKYNNEKLTVLNVLADWQITPADIFSWLKVK, encoded by the coding sequence ATGGTTATATTATCATCTAATCATTCTTTAACAGAGTTTCTGCAATTACCAGAAACTCAACCAGCTAGTGAATATATTGATGCAAAAATCTACCAAAAACCAATGCCGCAGGGAAAACATAGCAGAATCCAAACTCGTTTATCAACTGAGATTAATCAGGTAAGCGAACCTGAGCAAAAAGCTTTAGCATTAACTGAATTACGCTGTACATTTGGAGGACGTTCTTTAGTTCCAGATATTGCTGTATTTGAGTGGTCACGGCTTGTTGTTGATGAATATGGGGAAATTGCCAATAAGTTTGAAATTTATCCAGATTGGATAATTGAAATTCTCTCACCTGACCAATTTCCTAACCGTGTAATTGATAAAATAATTTTTTGTATTAATCATGGGACAAAATTAGGTTGGTTTATTGACTCTAATGATAAATCAGTGATGGTATTTCAACCTAATAAATTGCCAGAAGTGAAATATAATAATGAGAAATTGACTGTTCTTAATGTATTAGCAGATTGGCAAATTACGCCAGCAGATATATTTAGTTGGTTAAAGGTGAAATAG